A window of Komagataella phaffii GS115 chromosome 1, complete sequence contains these coding sequences:
- a CDS encoding Protein kinase, translating into MPTIKLADYKTIANLGSGKSGKVILVESVQTKLQYAVKVISLKEKKPSIDFYNYNNLSRIQNEVKLLTLINKYHHENILEFIGMVQSSSNNYIFLEFCAQRELSPSLFRKLTMVESLSYVRQLVNGILFIHQLSIIHRDLKPSNILINEAGTLKISDFGISYKLTNDDKIDRFELSNLVGTPLFVGPELVNFNNTKMHLGFPIDYWAFGITLFYLYFDYFPFFNDNEYKLFNDTLTKELELPLYEELTTTDRDSQFFSYLLRIISALLNKDPTERLSLNQLQHDEFLLNGMSKKEVKRFLNYNNTLLHHKSSPLSLFRLKPSRSKTSKLNISNPLKETFEHIKDNHLSSIDQAHKQRFQLNESSVSLPIKPNSMTISPLKNRFDDTLFKRSPSPLKAPSVFPKPTIAIHPEERTSMHTLPNDLSELSPQYQTNLIKSKGYNNLNNVLKSQAPHFLDMNEYWDQVERNHEQS; encoded by the coding sequence ATGCCCACTATAAAGTTAGCAGATTATAAAACGATAGCAAATCTTGGATCAGGCAAGTCTGGGAAGGTTATCCTGGTCGAATCAGTCCAGACAAAACTTCAATACGCTGTCAAGGTCATAAGCCTCAAGGAGAAGAAACCTTCAATTGATTTCTATAACTACAACAACTTGAGTCGCATCCAGAATGAAGTCAAGCTGCTTACTTTAATCAACAAGTACCATCATGAAAATATACTGGAATTCATTGGAATGGTCCAATCAAGCAGCAATAACTATATATTCCTAGAGTTTTGTGCCCAAAGGGAATTGTCTCCTTCGCTTTTTCGAAAGCTCACAATGGTCGAAAGCCTGTCTTATGTTAGGCAATTGGTTAATGGtattcttttcattcatCAATTGTCAATAATTCATAGAGATTTGAAGCCAAGTAATATTTTAATCAATGAAGCAGGGACATTAAAGATTTCTGATTTTGGCATCTCTTACAAACTAACCAATGATGACAAGATAGATCGCTTTGAACTGAGCAATTTAGTTGGAACCCCGTTATTCGTTGGGCCAGAGCTcgtcaatttcaacaacacAAAAATGCATTTGGGGTTTCCCATCGATTACTGGGCTTTTGGAATTACTTTATTTTACCTGTACTTTGAttattttccattttttaATGATAACGAATACAAGCTGTTCAATGATACCTTAACTAAGGAGTTAGAGCTTCCGCTGTATGAAGAACTTACCACTACCGACCGAGattctcaatttttcagttaCTTACTTCGAATTATATCAGCTCTACTGAACAAAGATCCAACCGAAAGACTCTCATTGAACCAACTACAGCACGATGAATTCCTACTGAACGGCATGTCCAAGAAGGAAGTAAAGAGATTTCTAAACTACAACAACACCCTGTTGCACCATAAATCTAGTCCGCTTTCATTGTTCAGACTAAAACCATCCAGATCAAAGACCAGTAAATTAAACATATCAAACCCCTTAAaggaaacttttgaacaCATCAAAGACAATCATTTATCCTCAATTGATCAAGCCCATAAACAGCGCTTCCAGTTGAATGAGTCTTCCGTTTCACTTCCTATCAAACCAAATTCTATGACGATATCaccattgaaaaacagGTTTGATGATACACTATTCAAGAGGTCACCCTCTCCATTGAAGGCGCCTTCTGTGTTTCCCAAACCCACCATTGCCATTCATCCTGAAGAAAGAACCTCTATGCATACCCTCCCCAACGATCTTTCAGAATTGAGCCCTCAATACCAAACCAACTTAATAAAGTCCAAGGGTTATAAcaatttgaacaatgtCCTGAAAAGTCAGGCGCCCCACTTTCTAGACATGAATGAATACTGGGATCAAGTGGAAAGAAATCACGAACAGAGTTAA
- a CDS encoding NAD-dependent 5,10-methylenetetrahydrafolate dehydrogenase, which yields MGHLENKNMIPKYGTCLHHYTDSPPSQSAPHLHLRTESNLIKKLNFFDCIYCLISYLESSTKPDLSPKSIHRRAAMSYRAGKTILASTIAKKYSEELTSVTSKMATKPKLVGLLGNQDPAAKTYAEWTARTCESLGFQYELIQCPKENLEDEIYKCNQDDAVNGIMVYFPVYNDGQDQYLQQCVSIEKDVEGLNFKYVSNMYHNIRYLDAPENTKKSILPCTPLAMVKILEYLGVYNTLLPYGNRLFGKTITIVNRSEIVGRPLAALLANDGATVYSVDINNVQKFERGDGLQLKSHRVVDTEFELKDVAPKSDVIITGVPSSNYKFPLEYVKDGAVVINFSSEKNFDDRIKDIASLYVPSIGKVTIAMLLRNLLRLMNNKKPHSVEEI from the coding sequence ATGGGTCATTTAGAGAATAAAAACATGATTCCAAAGTACGGAACTTGCCTCCATCATTACACGGACTCTCCGCCCAGTCAATCCGCACCTCATCTCCATCTCCGAACGGAGTCAAATCTAATCAAAAAACTTAATTTTTTTGACTGCATTTACTGTCTAATATCTTATCTTGAATCTTCAACTAAACCAGACTTGTCCCCTAAGTCAATCCACAGACGAGCAGCCATGTCTTATAGAGCAGGAAAAACCATCTTAGCTTCCACCATAGCTAAGAAATACTCCGAAGAATTGACCTCAGTTACTAGCAAGATGGCCACCAAACCTAAACTTGTTGGCTTACTGGGTAATCAGGATCCAGCCGCTAAAACTTACGCAGAGTGGACTGCACGTACTTGTGAATCCCTGGGATTCCAATATGAACTGATCCAATGCCCCAAGGAAAACTTGGAGGACGAAATATACAAATGTAACCAAGATGACGCTGTTAACGGTATAATGGTGTACTTTCCTGTTTATAACGATGGCCAAGATCAGTATTTGCAGCAATGTGTGTCTATTGAGAAGGATGTAGAGGGGCTAAACTTCAAGTATGTCTCAAACATGTACCACAATATCAGGTATTTAGATGCTCCAGAAAATACCAAGAAATCTATCCTACCTTGTACACCCTTGGCGATGgtcaagattttggagtACTTGGGGGTTTACAACACCTTACTACCATACGGTAACAGGctctttggaaaaactaTCACCATTGTCAACCGATCTGAAATTGTGGGTCGTCCCTTAGCTGCGTTATTGGCTAACGATGGTGCTACAGTTTATTCTGTGGATATAAACAATGTCCAGAAATTCGAACGAGGTGACGGGCTTCAATTGAAATCCCACCGTGTCGTTGATACTGAGTTTGAGCTAAAAGACGTTGCACCAAAGTCCGATGTTATCATCACTGGGGTACCATCATCAAATTACAAATTTCCTCTCGAGTATGTCAAAGATGGTGCTGTGGTGATAAACTTTTCGTCAGAGAAGAACTTTGATGACAGGATTAAAGACATTGCTAGTTTGTACGTTCCATCTATTGGAAAAGTGACGATAGCTATGCTGTTAAGAAATTTACTGAGGTTGATGAACAACAAGAAACCCCATAGCGTAGAAGAAATATAG
- a CDS encoding Deoxyhypusine synthase, catalyzes formation of deoxyhypusine has translation MANIEGKLPDILSESVLKSSVPVPEDFVEVKGIDYDKPESRNMKAKDLIKGMRTMGFQASSLSEACEIIDEMRQWRGKHIDDLEEHDRKGEFDGEGYQKSTIFMGYTSNLISSGLRDTLRYLVQNKMISAIVASAGGIEEDLIKCLAPTYMGDFALKGKGLRDQGMNRIGNLLVPNDNYCKFEEWIVPILDSMLEEQEQNVVSKGVDALDGDAMVWTPSTVIDRLGKEINDETSVLYWAHKNKIPVFCPSLTDGSIGDMLFFHTFKASPKQLRIDLVNDIRRINSMSMEASKAGMLILGGGLIKHHIANACLMRNGADWAVYVNTGQEFDGSDAGARPDEAVSWGKIKAEARSVKVFADVTLVFPLMVAATFASE, from the coding sequence ATGGCCAATATCGAAGGGAAGCTACCTGATATTCTCTCTGAATCAGTCTTAAAGTCCTCTGTCCCTGTTCCAGAGGACTTTGTAGAGGTCAAAGGAATTGACTACGACAAGCCGGAAAGTCGCAATATGAAAGCCAAGGATCTCATTAAGGGTATGAGAACCATGGGGTTTCAAGCCTCCTCTTTAAGTGAAGCTTGTGAAATAATTGACGAAATGAGACAGTGGCGAGGTAAACATATTGATGATCTTGAGGAGCACGACCGTAAGGGGGAATTTGACGGTGAGGGATACCAAAAATCGACTATCTTCATGGGTTACACATCTAACCTCATCTCTTCAGGTCTAAGAGACACTTTGAGAtatttggttcaaaatAAGATGATCAGCGCTATCGTAGCATCTGCTGGTGGTATAGAGGAAGATCTCATCAAGTGCTTGGCCCCAACTTATATGGGGGATTTTGCCTTGAAGGGTAAAGGTCTTCGTGATCAAGGTATGAACCGTATTGGAAACCTTTTGGTTCCTAACGACAACTATTGCAAATTTGAGGAGTGGATTGTACCCATTTTAGACAGCATGCTGGAGGAACAGGAACAGAATGTTGTTTCCAAGGGGGTAGATGCTCTTGACGGTGATGCAATGGTTTGGACTCCGTCTACTGTGATTGATAGATTAGGTAAAGAAATCAACGACGAGACTTCAGTTTTGTATTGGGCTCACAAAAATAAGATTCCTGTGTTTTGTCCGTCATTAACTGATGGCTCCATTGGAGACATGCTGTTTTTCCACACTTTTAAAGCATCTCCTAAACAGTTGAGAATTGATTTGGTAAACGACATTAGAAGGATCAACTCAATGTCTATGGAGGCTTCCAAAGCCGGAATGCTGATTCTGGGGGGTGGTTTAATCAAGCATCACATTGCCAATGCTTGTCTAATGAGAAATGGTGCCGACTGGGCCGTCTATGTCAACACAGGTCAAGAGTTTGATGGTTCAGATGCTGGGGCTCGACCAGATGAAGCTGTTTCCTGGGGTAAGATAAAGGCCGAGGCAAGATCTGTTAAAGTGTTTGCTGACGTTACATTAGTTTTCCCTCTCATGGTAGCAGCTACATTTGCATCCGAATAA
- a CDS encoding Cis-golgi GTPase-activating protein (GAP), whose amino-acid sequence MGRRKGYQKITEMSQVDHKSNKGGLMQANGSGSLPFFFKSLTNGSSNSVDRPSIDSRRSSHRWDSETSSPKPMKFQDDDEDWDDDILSDLTIKGEKFPPFRGDDDTTKYLNSIVNQPDSISVKEPTVELQKSPLNKSIRKNFKSLIKDPLSLLSDLDLAEEKKIYGVKFEKFYSILQDEQTNEEQELNKLQNLSWNGIPKRLRMIIWQMLLRYMPINNSRRVAQLERKRQEYQQSLSEMFKDSKKDNNVWHQISIDIPRTNAHVKFFSNTKIQDSMSRILYIWAIRHPASGYVQGINDLVTPFFHVFFENYMENDFNVQEDDIEELSQSTGFEDILKAVEADTFWCLTKLLDTIQDNYIHEQPGIHRQISNLVKISEKVDNALTEHLEEHGLQFIQFAFRWMNCLLMREFRLELVIRMWDTYLSEFPQGFKDFHVFVCCAFLMKFSEELKEMEFQDLIMFLQDNSKTSHWNDKDIELLLSEAFIWQSLYKNQLTYT is encoded by the coding sequence ATGGGCAGAAGGAAAGGGTACCAGAAGATCACCGAGATGTCCCAAGTGGACCATAAAAGCAACAAAGGTGGCCTGATGCAGGCAAACGGTTCAGGATCATTGCCATTCTTCTTTAAATCGTTGACAAACGGTAGCTCCAATAGCGTTGATAGACCGAGCATAGACAGTAGAAGAAGTAGTCACAGATGGGATTCCGAAACTAGTAGCCCTAAACCAATGAAGTTTcaggatgatgatgaagattgGGACGACGATATATTAAGTGACCTGACTATAAAGGGAGAAAAGTTTCCTCCATTCAGAGGAGATGATGATACCACAAAATATTTAAATTCGATTGTGAATCAGCCTGACAGTATTTCAGTTAAAGAACCTACGgttgaacttcaaaagtcCCCCTTGAATAAGAGTATcagaaagaatttcaagagtttgatcaaagacCCTCTCTCTCTTTTATCGGATTTAGATTTGgcagaagagaaaaagatttatggtgtcaagtttgaaaagttttatAGCATTTTACAAGATGAACAAACTAatgaagagcaagaactTAATAAGCTACAAAATCTATCATGGAATGGAATACCAAAACGGTTGAGGATGATAATATGGCAAATGTTACTAAGGTACATGCCCATTAACAACTCAAGAAGGGTTGCACAACTAGAGAGAAAGAGACAAGAGTACCAGCAGAGCCTGTCGGAGATGTttaaagattccaaaaaggaTAATAATGTATGGCATCAAATTTCTATTGACATTCCTAGGACTAATGCCCACGTGAAATTCTTCAGTAATACCAAGATCCAAGATTCTATGAGCAGAATATTGTATATTTGGGCCATACGACATCCTGCTAGTGGATATGTACAAGGGATAAATGATCTAGTGACCCCATTTTTTcatgttttctttgagaatTACATGGAGAACGATTTCAACGTTCAAGAAGACgacattgaagaactgTCTCAATCAACAGGTTTCGAGGATATACTTAAAGCTGTTGAAGCCGATACTTTCTGGTGCCTGACAAAGCTACTAGATACCATTCAAGATAACTATATTCACGAGCAGCCAGGAATTCACAGACAAATTAGTAATTTAGTGAaaatttctgaaaaagTCGATAACGCTCTGACTGAACACTTGGAAGAACATGGTCTGCAATTCATTCAATTTGCATTTAGATGGATGAATTGTCTTCTAATGAGGGAATTTCGACTCGAACTGGTTATAAGAATGTGGGATACCTATTTAAGTGAGTTTCCTCAAGGGTTTAAGGACTTTCATGTTTTTGTCTGCTGTGCATTTCTCATGAAATTCTCtgaagaattgaaagagatggAGTTTCAGGATTTGATCATGTTTCTCCAAGATAATTCAAAGACTAGTCACTGGAACGATAAAGATATCGAACTGCTCCTAAGCGAAGCATTCATATGGCAAAGCCTCTACAAGAATCAACTAACTTATACGTAA
- a CDS encoding putative catalytic subunit of a mannosylinositol phosphorylceramide (MIPC) synthase, which yields MKTELKILIWAHIALVLFLCYETFDLMTLLYDDTFKDSLLDSDLNSDISSRPQLIPKIIHQTYKTNDIPEIWQDGQKKCQELHPDYKYIMWTDEMARNFISEEYPWFLKTFDSYKYNIERADSIRYFVLNHFGGIYIDLDDGCARRLDPLLSVPAFVRKTTPSGISNDVMGSVPRHPFFIKTIKSLESYNRNWLVPYITIMYSTGPLFLSVIWKQYKRWGVPESGVVRILQPADYKSGPNAFFNITEGSSWHLGDAKFIKSLADHIGTAVIGGFLIAIAILSVEFAIYLSLVALANSRAMKKCISFIKDIPSRFSRDSEIDENKVNNHIYKIALLKRRNRKDSNLPVVHIDVADDIEKQIMNQPM from the coding sequence ATGAAAACAGAGCTTAAGATCCTCATTTGGGCTCACATTGCTCTCGTGCTGTTTTTGTGCTATGAAACATTTGACCTGATGACTTTGCTGTACGATGACACGTTCAAGGACAGCCTGTTAGACAGCGACTTGAACAGCGACATCTCAAGCAGACCCCAACTCATCCCCAAAATTATCCATCAAACATATAAAACTAATGACATCCCTGAAATCTGGCAGGATGGCCAGAAAAAATGCCAGGAACTTCATCCCGACTACAAGTACATCATGTGGACTGATGAAATGGCACGCAACTTCATTTCTGAAGAATACCCATGGTTCTTGAAGACGTTTGATTCCTACAAGTACAACATCGAAAGGGCAGACTCAATCAGATACTTCGTTCTGAACCACTTTGGTGGTATTTATATCGACTTGGACGACGGCTGTGCCAGGAGACTGGACCCATTGCTGTCGGTTCCTGCCTTTGTTCGAAAGACCACGCCATCTGGTATCTCAAATGATGTTATGGGATCTGTTCCAAGGCATCCTTTTTTCATTAAAACAATCAAGTCTTTGGAAAGCTACAATAGAAATTGGCTGGTTCCTTATATTACTATTATGTACAGCACAGGTCCATTGTTCTTGTCGGTTATTTGGAAACAGTACAAAAGATGGGGTGTTCCTGAATCTGGGGTTGTTCGTATATTACAACCTGCAGACTACAAAAGCGGCCCCAACgcttttttcaatattACAGAGGGTTCTTCATGGCATTTAGGCGACGCcaaattcatcaaatcaCTTGCTGATCATATCGGTACTGCAGTAATCGGGGGTTTCCTCATTGCTATAGCGATTTTGTCTGTAGAGTTTGCCATTTATTTATCTTTGGTTGCTTTGGCAAATTCTAGAGCCATGAAAAAGTGCATATCTTTCATTAAGGACATACCCTCAAGATTCTCCAGAGATtcagaaattgatgaaaataaAGTCAACAATCATATCTATAAAATTGCATTgctgaagagaagaaacagaaagGATTCCAATCTTCCCGTCGTTCATATTGATGTTGCCGATGACATTGAGAAGCAGATAATGAACCAACCCATGTAG
- a CDS encoding Polyamine transport protein specific for spermine gives MSTRSLHSIDSLVPDVPENGEYRVTEFAPQEEEGHNHYHPLSQLSSVLSHVAHHDREDELELEKLVTQNKEGIERKISRITSRAGTLGPVEKMVDAPLAIADPDPNSTIHELDEWKYQVDRETNLRLVEFVPGDKVNPKNFSKARKWVITFVLGLVCFNVAIGSAIVTGEMLGPQVDLHASEEVVILASVTMFVLAFGIGPLILSPLSEEFGRNMVYIPTLFLAIVFIIPCALAQNIATLIVCRFIDGLFFSGPMTLIGGSLADCWLEDERGLAMAIFSAAPFLGPVIGPLIGGYLGMYKGWRWNYWLLMIFTGFCYCLLLVTIPETHAGTLLKRRAKKLRKVTGDPSYRALVELRIRSTREMVDETLLRPLILLREMIVFLITVYMSIIYGLLYMFFFAYPIVFMEGKGWNAGKTGLTFIPIAVGIFIAVALAPLFNKDYNKRAQKYRDQGLLPPPELRLIPMMIGCWTVPMGLFAFAWSSYPRLSWAGPSISGLACGIGFTLLYNPANNYIVDSYQHYAASGLAAKTFLRSIWGASVPLFTVQMYHRLGYQWATSLMAFISLACCAIPFMFFIFGARIRQRSKYAYTGEGSEKSNSLDQKATNNNTVTSLAPSFSSANNESYKTSSENV, from the coding sequence atGAGTACTAGAAGTTTGCATAGTATCGATTCTTTGGTACCTGATGTGCCAGAGAACGGGGAGTACAGAGTAACTGAGTTTGCTCCTCAAGAGGAGGAGGGCCACAATCATTACCATCCTCTTTCCCAACTGAGTTCAGTCTTGAGCCATGTGGCTCATCATGATCGTGAGGATGAACTAGAACTCGAAAAGTTGGTCACCCAAAATAAAGAGGGAatagaaagaaaaatcagTAGGATCACATCAAGAGCAGGTACTTTAGGTCCAGTCGAAAAAATGGTAGATGCTCCATTAGCCATAGCCGATCCGGATCCTAATTCCACTATCCACGAATTGGACGAATGGAAGTATCAAGTCGATAGAGAAACTAACTTGAGGTTGGTGGAGTTTGTCCCTGGTGATAAGGTAAACCCCAAAAATTTTTCGAAAGCAAGAAAATGGGTTATTACCTTCGTTTTAGGTTTAGTCTGCTTTAACGTAGCTATCGGCTCAGCTATTGTAACCGGAGAAATGCTGGGTCCACAAGTAGATCTGCATGCCTCCGAAGAAGTTGTCATCTTGGCAAGTGTCACGATGTTTGTGCTAGCTTTTGGAATTGGACCATTGATATTGTCTCCTCTAAGTGAAGAGTTTGGAAGAAACATGGTCTACATTCCAACGTTATTTTTGGCTATCGTTTTTATTATCCCATGTGCTCTGGCTCAGAATATTGCCACTCTTATCGTCTGCCGGTTTATCGACGGTCTATTCTTTTCAGGACCAATGACCTTGATTGGAGGTTCACTTGCAGATTGCTggttggaagatgaaagagGCCTTGCCATGGCAATTTTCTCAGCTGCTCCCTTCTTAGGTCCTGTCATTGGTCCTTTGATCGGTGGTTATTTGGGAATGTATAAAGGATGGAGATGGAATTATTGGCTATTAATGATCTTTACTGGGTTCTGTTACTGTTTGCTACTCGTAACTATTCCAGAAACACATGCTGGTacacttttgaagagaaggGCTAAGAAGCTAAGAAAAGTGACCGGTGATCCATCGTACAGAGCCTTAGTGGAGCTTCGAATAAGAAGCACTCGTGAAATGGTGGATGAAACCCTTCTGAGACCATTAATTCTTCTGAGAGAAATGATTGTGTTCTTGATTACCGTGTACATGTCCATCATTTATGGTCTGTTGTAcatgtttttctttgcatACCCAATCGTATTCATGGAGGGCAAAGGATGGAATGCAGGCAAGACAGGTTTGACATTTATACCGATTGCCGTGGGTATTTTCATAGCTGTCGCCCTCGCCCCACtattcaacaaagattATAACAAAAGGGCTCAAAAATACAGAGATCAGGGACTTCTACCTCCACCAGAACTGAGACTAATTCCGATGATGATCGGATGTTGGACGGTTCCAATGGGATTATTTGCATTTGCATGGTCTTCGTACCCACGTCTAAGTTGGGCTGGACCCTCTATTTCCGGTCTTGCCTGTGGTATTGGTTTTACGTTGTTATATAACCCTGCAAACAACTATATTGTGGATTCATATCAGCATTATGCCGCCTCCGGGTTAGCTGCCAAGACATTCTTACGTTCGATATGGGGAGCTTCGGTCCCGTTGTTCACCGTCCAGATGTACCACAGGTTAGGATACCAATGGGCTACTTCTCTGATGGCATTCATTTCGCTGGCCTGCTGTGCCATTCCCTTCATGTTCTTCATATTTGGAGCCAGAATTCGTCAAAGAAGTAAGTACGCATACACTGGCGAGGGCAGTGAGAAGTCTAACTCGCTGGATCAAAAAGcaaccaacaacaacacTGTCACCTCTCTGGCGccttcattttcttctgcCAATAATGAGTCATACAAGACATCCTCGGAAAATGTTTAA
- a CDS encoding Target membrane receptor (t-SNARE), with amino-acid sequence MSSFDEGIALEEQPIYQDLPDFNEKANKLSNKLIVISNDIQKLKQSLGFFDKYLNKDYNYQQFNKYQKNALQLINKLMAQFRDITADKKYLMDLRFVDISAVQKFQKDQLVNGISDNLNEFKELQNWFTRLDSKLNEMEVVEQEARIQQQQQQQAQEGEQIIIEYEPINAAELEYQQDLINERELEIENIANGIVELNELFQDLGTLVTSQGELMDNIENNLYSVVDDSRAGHSELRRAEAYQKRSTGLCMWLLVILAVILLFILLIIFA; translated from the coding sequence ATGAGTTCCTTTGACGAAGGAATCGCTCTGGAAGAACAACCGATTTATCAGGACTTGCCTGATTTCAACGAGAAAGCTAACAAGTTATCCAACAAACTGATTGTAATCAGTAAtgatattcaaaaactgaaacAGAGCCTAGGTTTTTTTGATAAATACCTCAATAAGGATTACAACTACCAGCAGTTCAAcaaatatcaaaagaatgCTTTACAATTGATCAATAAGTTGATGGCACAGTTTCGTGACATCACAGCCGATAAAAAGTATCTGATGGACTTGAGATTTGTGGATATTAGTGCTGTacaaaaatttcaaaaagaccAACTGGTAAATGGTATTAGTGATAATCTGAATgagttcaaagaacttCAGAACTGGTTTACCCGGTTAGACAGTAAACTCAATGAGATGGAAGTAGTGGAACAGGAAGCCCGAAtacaacagcaacaacaacagcaagCGCAAGAAGGCGAGCAGATTATCATAGAATATGAACCGATTAACGCAGCTGAGTTGGAGTACCAACAGGATCTTATTAACGAACGAGAGCTGGAAATTGAGAATATTGCTAACGGAATAGTAGAGCTCAACGAGCTGTTCCAGGACCTGGGTACCTTGGTTACCAGTCAAGGTGAACTAATGGATAACATAGAGAACAACCTGTACAGTGTGGTGGATGATTCAAGGGCTGGGCATTCTGAACTTCGTAGAGCTGAAGCATATCAAAAACGGTCCACAGGGTTATGCATGTGGTTATTGGTGATCCTTGCGGTGATTTTATTGTTTATACTATTAATAATATTTGCATAG
- a CDS encoding Lanosterol 14-alpha-demethylase, which yields MPGISSIELLVLTVVFLTVFHFIIYPLCFHPLSNVPGPKIAAITRQWILYQTWSENRNKTILKLHEQYGTIVRIGPNEVDISDASYIKDIYVKNLDKSTFYRQFGAYGAYNTFSEIEKTPHLERKKVTSKFYSKTNVATNPLQSRMRSIIDQTIDRIKSTQHSIDVYNLFQQMALDVMCVFSFGTEVYDKPLVRQPEKAQDLVNNFRWASSTWFWTTLVPFLEPYVISQHVKDAACKTATWVMDFSAQASTCSDLEHGSKPLTLVGVLKNSGLDMNHVASEVIDHVVAGHETTGITLAYLLYELAANPDIQRTLKDELKVYQEKDYDFSQIDVLPYLEAVLQETFRLHAAIPGQEPRVTPIGGMKWRGNEQVPSMTIPGGTIVTMEPWTLHRDAKVFPDPLVFKPERWLADEHSLFPMKRQILTFGAGVRMCIGKNLAIQEMKLLLVGLLRNHHVVLDPSVDYESDVVMADKYTTHPANHRLFLTFCRD from the coding sequence ATGCCTGGCATTTCCTCAATTGAGCTACTCGTTTTGACTGTGGTTTTTCTGACTGTCTTTCACTTTATCATCTATCCTCTTTGCTTCCACCCTTTAAGTAATGTTCCAGGCCCAAAGATTGCTGCGATCACCCGGCAATGGATCTTGTACCAGACATGGTCAGAGAATAGAAACAAGACAATTCTAAAACTACACGAACAATATGGTACCATTGTCCGAATTGGGCCCAACGAGGTTGATATCAGTGACGCATCCTATATAAAGGATATCTATGTGAAGAACTTGGACAAGTCTACCTTCTACCGTCAGTTTGGTGCTTACGGGGCATACAATACGTTTTCTGAAATCGAGAAAACTCCTCATCtagaaagaaagaaggtGACCTCAAAGTTTTACTCAAAGACTAATGTCGCTACAAATCCTTTACAAAGCAGAATGAGAAGTATTATtgatcaaacaattgatcGCATTAAGTCCACTCAACACTCCATTGACGTGTACAATCTGTTTCAACAGATGGCTTTGGATGTAATGTGCgtgttttcttttggaactgaaGTCTATGATAAACCGTTAGTCAGACAACCTGAAAAGGCACAGGACCTCGTCAATAATTTCAGATGGGCTTCATCCACTTGGTTTTGGACGACACTGGTACCGTTTCTAGAGCCTTATGTCATCTCTCAACATGTAAAGGACGCAGCTTGCAAGACAGCAACTTGGGTAATGGATTTTTCCGCCCAAGCTTCAACATGCTCAGACTTAGAACATGGGTCAAAACCATTAACTTTGGTTGGTGTGTTGAAGAATAGCGGATTAGATATGAACCACGTTGCTTCTGAGGTCATTGATCATGTCGTAGCGGGTCATGAGACTACAGGAATTACCCTCGCATACCTTCTATATGAACTCGCAGCAAACCCTGATATTCAACGAACATTGAAAGATGAGCTGAAGGTTTATCAAGAGAAAGATTATGATTTCTCCCAAATCGATGTTCTACCTTATCTAGAAGCGGTTCTTCAGGAGACTTTCAGACTGCATGCTGCTATTCCAGGACAAGAACCTAGAGTCACTCCAATTGGGGGAATGAAGTGGAGGGGTAACGAGCAGGTACCCTCCATGACAATTCCTGGTGGTACTATTGTTACAATGGAGCCATGGACGTTGCATCGAGATGCCAAGGTATTTCCGGATCCTCTTGTTTTCAAGCCAGAAAGATGGCTGGCGGATGAACATTCTTTATTTCCCATGAAAAGGCAAATTCTCACATTTGGAGCAGGAGTCCGGATGTGCATTGGGAAAAATCTTGCTATTCAAGAGATGAAACTGTTACTTGTAGGACTGCTGAGAAATCACCATGTAGTGCTAGATCCATCCGTGGATTATGAATCAGATGTCGTCATGGCCGACAAGTATACCACACATCCTGCCAATCACCGTCTGTTCCTGACTTTTTGCCGTGACTAA